In one window of Tellurirhabdus rosea DNA:
- a CDS encoding pyridoxamine 5'-phosphate oxidase family protein produces MQAQTLQPTELSTLKEKIKDIRIAMMTTQETDGDFHSRPMATHDLDPDGSMWFFTYNDSNKVDEISRNNRVSLTFTDQASETYVATSGTAEVVHDKQKIDQLWKDFLKTWFPGGKDDPRITLIKVRTHQGEFWDRPGGKMMTIFEMVKGAVTGQPDTSGRNEKFGEEAK; encoded by the coding sequence ATGCAGGCCCAGACATTACAGCCGACGGAGCTGAGCACGCTGAAGGAAAAAATCAAGGACATCCGGATCGCCATGATGACCACGCAGGAGACGGACGGCGATTTCCACAGCCGCCCGATGGCTACCCACGACCTCGACCCCGACGGCTCGATGTGGTTTTTCACTTACAACGACTCCAACAAGGTAGATGAAATTTCCCGCAACAACCGCGTCAGTCTGACGTTCACGGACCAGGCTTCGGAAACTTACGTAGCCACCTCCGGAACTGCCGAGGTCGTGCACGACAAACAGAAAATCGACCAGCTCTGGAAAGACTTCCTGAAAACCTGGTTTCCCGGCGGCAAAGACGACCCGCGCATCACCCTCATCAAGGTCAGGACGCATCAGGGCGAATTCTGGGACCGTCCGGGCGGCAAGATGATGACGATTTTCGAAATGGTAAAAGGCGCCGTCACCGGCCAGCCGGATACGAGCGGGCGGAATGAGAAGTTTGGCGAAGAGGCGAAGTAG
- a CDS encoding SanA/YdcF family protein → MNPMEYMTARQPGDYPGNLKRRLVMMRLKRVIKLGIAAGFLGLLLVLLCNWWVVYSTRRQIYFDINELPSNDVALVLGTSKYVKSGKENLFFRYRMDATARLFKEGKIKYIILSGNNDSEYYNEPVDMKKALLKRGVPEEVMTLDYAGFRTFDSIVRCKEVFNQDKITIVSQNFHNARALYIGNNEGIEAIAFSAQDVPDGYSIRTLIREYLARPLAMLDVHVLRPQPEQDNREIK, encoded by the coding sequence ATGAATCCGATGGAGTACATGACCGCCCGGCAACCCGGCGACTACCCCGGAAACCTGAAACGCCGCCTTGTGATGATGCGTCTGAAACGCGTCATTAAGCTGGGTATTGCCGCAGGTTTTCTGGGATTGCTGCTGGTACTGCTCTGCAACTGGTGGGTTGTGTACTCTACCCGGAGACAGATTTATTTCGATATCAACGAGCTGCCTTCCAACGATGTAGCCCTCGTGCTGGGGACCAGCAAATACGTCAAAAGCGGGAAGGAAAACCTGTTTTTCCGGTACCGGATGGATGCCACGGCCCGGCTTTTTAAAGAAGGAAAAATCAAATACATCATCCTCAGCGGCAACAACGACTCGGAGTATTACAACGAGCCGGTGGACATGAAAAAAGCCCTGCTGAAACGGGGCGTGCCCGAAGAGGTGATGACGCTGGATTATGCCGGCTTCCGGACCTTCGACTCCATTGTTCGCTGTAAGGAGGTCTTTAATCAGGACAAGATTACCATCGTCTCCCAAAATTTCCACAACGCCCGGGCCCTGTACATCGGCAACAATGAGGGCATCGAAGCGATTGCCTTTTCCGCCCAGGACGTGCCCGACGGCTACTCCATCCGTACGCTCATCCGCGAGTACCTCGCCCGCCCGCTCGCCATGCTCGACGTGCACGTGCTCAGGCCCCAGCCGGAGCAGGACAATCGGGAAATTAAATGA